A single genomic interval of Natronoarchaeum philippinense harbors:
- a CDS encoding GNAT family N-acetyltransferase encodes MSTDDLVCSAWTPGACEGTPHCPPRCPRFVDHEGQSWTIEPPREGDRAALAEMYDDFDPSQRAQGVPPIGDDRIASWLDGLLDDGCNFVARSGEQVVGHAVYVATDDPEPELAVFVHQDYQNRGLGTELCRHLIATAAAADRRALVLEVEPTNQNAIAVYEKLGFERVQQRTADDPLRRSRSFEMRLPLTDDRAASTQRPPVLGD; translated from the coding sequence ATGAGCACCGACGACCTCGTCTGCTCGGCGTGGACGCCCGGAGCGTGCGAAGGGACGCCGCACTGTCCACCGCGGTGCCCGCGGTTCGTCGACCACGAAGGACAGTCGTGGACCATCGAACCGCCGCGCGAGGGCGACCGGGCCGCGTTGGCCGAGATGTACGACGACTTCGATCCGAGCCAACGAGCGCAGGGAGTGCCGCCGATCGGCGACGATCGGATCGCCTCGTGGCTGGACGGCCTGCTCGACGACGGCTGTAACTTCGTCGCCCGATCGGGCGAGCAGGTAGTCGGACATGCAGTGTACGTCGCAACCGACGATCCCGAACCCGAACTCGCGGTGTTCGTCCATCAAGACTACCAGAATCGCGGGCTCGGCACCGAGCTGTGTCGCCACCTGATCGCCACCGCGGCGGCCGCCGACCGGCGTGCGCTGGTGCTCGAAGTCGAACCCACGAACCAGAACGCGATCGCAGTCTACGAGAAGCTCGGGTTCGAGCGCGTCCAGCAGCGGACGGCGGACGACCCGCTCCGGCGCTCCCGGTCGTTCGAGATGCGGCTTCCCTTGACCGACGACCGGGCCGCAAGCACACAGCGGCCGCCGGTCCTCGGGGACTGA
- a CDS encoding 30S ribosomal protein S8e, whose product MEDHGRSTRKRTGGRLRPNSDRKKHQLGSEPTETRLGETKLSTIEARGNTVKIRALQIDTANVAVGEETVEAEIEDVVENEADPNYARRNIITKGAVIATSEGEARVTSRPGQTGQVNAVLVEE is encoded by the coding sequence ATGGAAGATCACGGACGCTCCACGCGCAAGCGAACGGGCGGGCGGCTGCGACCGAACAGCGACCGAAAGAAGCACCAGCTCGGCAGCGAGCCCACCGAGACGCGACTGGGCGAGACCAAGCTCAGCACCATCGAGGCCCGCGGCAACACCGTGAAGATTCGCGCGCTCCAGATCGACACCGCCAACGTCGCCGTCGGCGAGGAGACCGTCGAAGCCGAGATCGAGGACGTCGTCGAGAACGAGGCGGACCCGAACTACGCCCGCCGAAACATCATCACCAAAGGCGCCGTCATCGCAACCAGCGAGGGCGAGGCCCGCGTGACGTCCCGACCCGGCCAGACCGGTCAGGTCAACGCCGTTCTCGTCGAGGAGTAA
- a CDS encoding DUF2240 family protein, with product MSLEVAVAAPFRQRGVDRMAENEFVVALSLDRDWFSPDQAKRLIDVATGRGLLERDGDHLVVGVEPDEVTIPENFVPDEEIIQERSPFEQALAALVDDGMQKQDAVAGINSLQSDLGVTIETAAVVFARRNGVDVPQIATQARDALAGEE from the coding sequence ATGAGTCTGGAGGTTGCCGTGGCGGCGCCGTTCCGCCAGCGCGGCGTCGATCGGATGGCCGAAAACGAGTTCGTCGTCGCGCTGTCGCTCGATCGGGACTGGTTCTCGCCCGATCAGGCAAAGCGTCTGATCGACGTGGCGACGGGACGGGGACTGCTCGAACGGGACGGCGATCACCTCGTCGTCGGCGTCGAGCCCGACGAGGTGACGATCCCCGAGAACTTCGTTCCGGACGAGGAGATCATCCAAGAGCGCTCGCCGTTCGAGCAGGCGCTCGCCGCGCTGGTCGACGACGGCATGCAAAAGCAAGACGCCGTCGCCGGGATCAACTCGCTCCAGTCCGACCTCGGCGTGACGATCGAGACCGCCGCCGTCGTGTTCGCCCGCCGCAACGGCGTCGACGTGCCACAGATAGCGACGCAGGCGCGCGACGCGCTGGCCGGCGAGGAGTAG
- a CDS encoding HAD family hydrolase: MSRSAVVFDLDYTLAVPRRDRATLLSEALDAVDAPQASREEYLDAHARNLTGDSREPIFAELFDGRERDADPAAAADAYRAAIADALTPVDGAADLVAGLREDYRVGLLTNGPVRAQRDKLETLGWTELFDASVVTGELPAGKPDERAFRAALSALGVTAGDAIYVGDEVDADVRGATEAGLAAVQVVFPDGPAPDERADAHVDRAELAARLPDVLARLTLEDD, translated from the coding sequence ATGAGCCGCTCCGCGGTCGTCTTCGATCTCGATTACACGCTGGCGGTGCCGCGCCGCGACCGCGCAACGTTACTCTCGGAGGCGCTCGATGCCGTCGACGCCCCGCAGGCCTCCCGCGAGGAGTACCTCGACGCGCACGCCCGCAATCTGACCGGCGACTCGCGCGAACCGATCTTCGCGGAACTGTTCGACGGCCGCGAGCGCGACGCCGACCCGGCCGCGGCGGCCGATGCCTACCGCGCGGCGATCGCCGACGCGCTGACGCCGGTCGACGGTGCGGCCGACCTCGTCGCCGGCCTCCGCGAGGACTACCGCGTCGGCCTGCTCACGAACGGTCCCGTCCGCGCCCAGCGCGACAAACTGGAGACGCTCGGCTGGACGGAGCTGTTCGACGCCAGCGTCGTCACGGGCGAACTCCCCGCTGGCAAACCCGACGAGCGCGCGTTTCGGGCCGCCCTGAGCGCGCTCGGCGTCACGGCTGGCGACGCCATCTACGTCGGCGACGAGGTCGACGCCGACGTTCGGGGCGCGACCGAGGCCGGGTTGGCGGCCGTGCAGGTCGTCTTCCCGGACGGTCCCGCGCCCGACGAGCGCGCCGACGCTCACGTGGATCGGGCGGAACTGGCTGCGCGGCTTCCCGACGTGTTGGCGCGGCTCACACTGGAAGACGACTGA
- the pyrF gene encoding orotidine-5'-phosphate decarboxylase, giving the protein MSFFERLGERIDAVDSVVSVGLDPDPDRLPEHLSEHDLPRWAFNRRIIDATHEHAAAFKPNAAFYEDPDGWRALEETIAYAKGKDVPVILDAKRADIGNTTRQYANLLDDDADGPAADAITVNPYMGRDSLQPFLDQEDKGVFVLCRTSNPGGADIQDLELAEGDLVYERVAAMVDGWNRHGNAGLVVGATSPDELEAVREQVPDLPFLVPGVGSQGGDAEAAVEHGLAGGVGVVNSSRGIIFAWEDGQSRRRTTEGDETEFADAAGEAARRLKRRLNQYR; this is encoded by the coding sequence ATGAGCTTCTTCGAGCGACTCGGCGAGCGCATCGACGCCGTCGACAGCGTCGTCAGCGTCGGACTCGACCCCGATCCCGACCGGCTTCCCGAGCACCTCTCCGAGCACGACCTGCCGCGCTGGGCGTTCAACCGACGGATCATCGACGCCACTCACGAGCACGCCGCCGCCTTCAAGCCGAACGCCGCGTTCTACGAGGACCCCGACGGCTGGCGCGCCTTAGAGGAGACCATCGCCTACGCGAAGGGCAAGGACGTGCCGGTGATCTTGGACGCCAAGCGCGCCGACATCGGCAACACGACGCGCCAGTACGCCAACCTGCTCGACGACGACGCCGACGGGCCCGCGGCGGACGCCATCACGGTCAACCCCTACATGGGCCGGGACTCGCTACAGCCATTTTTAGATCAAGAAGACAAGGGCGTGTTCGTCTTGTGTCGCACCTCCAACCCCGGCGGCGCCGACATTCAGGACCTCGAACTCGCCGAGGGCGATCTGGTGTACGAGCGCGTCGCCGCGATGGTCGACGGCTGGAACCGCCACGGCAACGCCGGCCTCGTCGTCGGCGCCACGTCGCCCGACGAACTCGAAGCCGTTCGGGAGCAAGTGCCCGATCTTCCCTTCCTCGTGCCGGGCGTCGGCAGTCAGGGCGGGGACGCCGAAGCGGCCGTCGAGCATGGCCTCGCAGGTGGCGTCGGCGTCGTCAACTCCTCGCGAGGAATCATCTTCGCGTGGGAAGACGGCCAGTCGCGCCGTCGGACGACCGAGGGCGACGAGACGGAGTTCGCCGACGCCGCCGGCGAGGCGGCCCGCCGACTAAAGCGGCGGCTGAACCAGTACCGATAG
- a CDS encoding DUF7344 domain-containing protein → MSSVLKPTGDSSDTSPSVSEIGSSGGDAQPLSQDIAFEMLSCKRRRDVLHYLRQHGGDAELRPLSRQIAAWENDVPVEAVTYEERARVYTALRQGHLPKLDGCDIVEYDANRGTVTLTERASNLDVYLDVVPHDDISWSAYYTGLGGLSVAFAAFTLADTFPFGLLPAGGGALIVGVLLLGSAVAHRLYERRMRVGGDGQPPG, encoded by the coding sequence GTGAGTAGCGTCCTCAAGCCGACTGGTGACAGCTCGGACACGTCCCCGTCTGTGTCCGAGATCGGCAGTAGCGGGGGCGATGCCCAACCGCTCTCGCAGGACATCGCCTTCGAGATGCTGAGCTGTAAGCGTCGGCGCGACGTGCTCCACTACCTCCGGCAGCACGGCGGCGACGCCGAGCTACGCCCGCTCTCGCGTCAAATCGCCGCGTGGGAGAACGACGTCCCGGTCGAGGCGGTGACCTACGAAGAACGGGCACGCGTGTACACCGCGCTTCGGCAAGGCCACCTCCCGAAACTAGACGGCTGTGATATCGTCGAGTACGACGCCAATCGAGGGACAGTGACCCTGACCGAGCGCGCGAGCAATCTCGATGTGTATCTCGACGTGGTGCCCCACGACGACATCTCTTGGAGCGCGTACTACACCGGACTCGGCGGGCTCTCGGTTGCGTTTGCGGCGTTCACGTTGGCGGACACGTTCCCGTTCGGCCTGCTGCCGGCGGGCGGTGGCGCGCTGATCGTCGGCGTCCTGCTTCTTGGATCGGCGGTCGCCCATCGGCTCTACGAACGCCGGATGCGCGTCGGCGGGGACGGGCAACCGCCGGGGTAG
- a CDS encoding phosphate uptake regulator PhoU — translation METRKVQLTGGSTYTVSLPKSWATENDVSAGSEVEFHSEDDSLLLTPKTETERTEGTLDITNLEGERLTRAVMTMYVSGFDRISLEGTKITSDQRRAIRSATQSLVGVEVLEETGDRVVLQDLLDSSELSITNAVTRMRLIAESMLEDAVTALVENDEDLALDVIERDDDVDRLWFVVSRIFRATLRSPRAATELGLPREDCFDYHSSARQLERIADHAAKIGQLTRKLDDVPEDVAAEIESLHDDAAHIVDRAMEALLADDSSTSSEQAHEVRESILELDERTRRIDDLLRELDPQQAQLLGLIVDSLSRSADYGGNIAETALQKAAPRP, via the coding sequence ATGGAAACGCGGAAGGTCCAGTTGACCGGTGGGTCGACCTACACCGTCTCGCTCCCGAAGTCGTGGGCGACGGAGAACGATGTCAGCGCGGGCAGCGAGGTCGAGTTTCACAGCGAAGACGATTCGCTGCTGTTGACGCCCAAGACCGAGACCGAACGGACGGAAGGAACCCTCGACATCACGAACTTGGAGGGCGAGCGGCTCACCCGTGCGGTGATGACGATGTACGTCAGCGGCTTCGACCGCATTTCGCTGGAAGGGACCAAGATCACCAGCGACCAGCGCCGGGCGATTCGCAGCGCCACCCAGAGTCTCGTCGGGGTCGAAGTGCTCGAAGAGACTGGTGATCGGGTCGTGTTACAGGACCTGCTCGACTCCTCGGAGCTGTCGATCACCAACGCCGTCACCCGGATGCGTCTGATCGCCGAGTCGATGCTGGAAGACGCCGTCACCGCACTCGTCGAGAACGACGAGGATCTCGCACTGGACGTTATCGAGCGCGACGACGATGTCGACCGGCTTTGGTTCGTCGTCTCTCGGATCTTCCGAGCGACGCTGCGTTCGCCGCGAGCAGCGACCGAACTTGGCCTCCCCCGCGAGGACTGTTTCGATTATCACTCCTCGGCGCGCCAACTCGAACGCATCGCCGACCACGCCGCGAAAATCGGCCAACTGACTCGCAAACTCGACGACGTTCCCGAGGATGTTGCCGCCGAAATCGAGTCGCTGCACGACGACGCCGCCCACATCGTCGACCGGGCGATGGAGGCGCTGCTGGCGGACGATAGCTCGACCTCCTCCGAGCAGGCCCACGAGGTCCGCGAGTCGATCCTCGAACTCGACGAACGAACCCGTCGCATCGACGACTTGCTCCGGGAACTCGATCCCCAGCAAGCCCAGCTACTCGGGCTGATCGTCGACTCGCTGTCCCGGAGCGCCGACTACGGCGGCAACATCGCAGAGACCGCGCTCCAGAAGGCCGCCCCGCGTCCCTGA
- the pstB gene encoding phosphate ABC transporter ATP-binding protein PstB, with the protein MSDPIGSTTAPEIETETDHDQDAVSDAGTTEPETSDPTIASVSDPVVEARDLTVHYDDVQALQPVSMGIPDGEVTAIIGPSGCGKSTFLRCINRMNDLVDAANVDGEMLFEDKNIYDEDVDPVALRRKIGMVFQKPNPFPKSIYDNVAYGLKVRGDTDNLDERVEEALKRAALWEEVSDQLDKSGLDLSGGQQQRLCIARAIATDPEVILMDEPASALDPVATSQIEDLIAELAEDYSVVVVTHNMQQAARISDKTAVFLTGGKLVEFDNTQKIFENPDHQRVEDYITGKFG; encoded by the coding sequence ATGAGCGATCCAATCGGAAGTACGACGGCCCCCGAGATAGAGACGGAGACAGACCACGATCAGGACGCCGTGTCCGACGCCGGGACGACAGAGCCCGAGACGAGCGATCCGACGATCGCCTCGGTCAGCGATCCGGTCGTCGAAGCGCGCGATCTCACCGTTCACTACGACGACGTGCAAGCGCTCCAGCCCGTCTCGATGGGCATCCCCGACGGCGAAGTGACCGCGATCATCGGTCCGTCGGGCTGCGGGAAATCGACGTTCCTGCGGTGTATCAACCGCATGAACGATCTGGTCGACGCCGCGAACGTCGACGGCGAGATGCTGTTCGAGGACAAGAATATCTACGACGAGGATGTCGATCCCGTCGCGCTGCGACGCAAGATCGGGATGGTGTTCCAGAAACCGAACCCGTTCCCGAAGTCGATCTACGACAACGTCGCCTACGGGCTGAAGGTCCGCGGTGACACCGATAACCTCGACGAGCGCGTCGAGGAGGCGCTCAAGCGGGCGGCGCTCTGGGAGGAGGTCAGCGACCAACTCGACAAGAGCGGCCTCGATCTGTCCGGCGGGCAGCAACAGCGGCTCTGTATCGCACGGGCGATCGCAACCGATCCCGAAGTGATTTTGATGGACGAGCCCGCGAGCGCGCTCGACCCCGTCGCAACCTCCCAGATCGAGGACCTCATCGCCGAGCTCGCGGAGGACTACTCGGTGGTCGTGGTGACGCACAACATGCAGCAGGCGGCGCGAATCTCCGACAAGACCGCGGTGTTCCTGACCGGCGGCAAGCTCGTCGAGTTCGACAACACCCAGAAGATCTTCGAGAACCCCGACCACCAGCGCGTCGAGGACTACATCACCGGCAAGTTCGGATAG
- a CDS encoding PstS family phosphate ABC transporter substrate-binding protein, whose protein sequence is MASNRPDSQRSIVSRRKFLGAAGGAAALSVAGCLGGGGSGDGLSGEVVISGSSTVFPVSNAMGEEFKKKHSNVGMSVDPTGTGAGFENNFCTGSSDINGASRPITEGELESCRSNGVEPVEFQVASDALTMAVNTENDWAECVTMDELRQIWKPDPAQTWSDVRSEWPDNEFERYGPATTSGTFDYFTEHVIGEARSHTDDYQSSENDNRLIQGVQGSPYTIGYFGYSYYEQNKDSLKALSIDAGNGCVEPSLENAQDGSYPLARPLYIYVSREEVKNSETVQEFVRYYLEQSATDFVSRIGYVPVSDEIQQQNLDKLEAITSGDDGGSGNTSSDNQSA, encoded by the coding sequence ATGGCAAGCAACCGACCCGACTCGCAGCGTTCGATCGTCTCCCGACGAAAGTTCTTGGGCGCGGCCGGCGGCGCCGCAGCGCTCTCGGTCGCCGGCTGTCTCGGCGGCGGCGGCAGCGGCGATGGACTCTCGGGCGAGGTCGTGATCTCCGGATCGAGTACGGTGTTCCCGGTTTCGAATGCGATGGGCGAGGAGTTCAAGAAAAAGCACTCGAACGTCGGAATGTCGGTCGACCCGACAGGAACGGGTGCCGGGTTCGAGAACAACTTCTGTACCGGCAGCAGCGACATCAACGGTGCCTCGCGCCCGATCACGGAAGGTGAGCTCGAAAGCTGCCGGAGCAATGGCGTCGAGCCGGTCGAGTTCCAGGTCGCAAGCGACGCCCTCACGATGGCCGTCAACACGGAAAACGACTGGGCAGAGTGTGTCACGATGGACGAACTCCGACAGATCTGGAAGCCCGATCCCGCCCAGACGTGGAGCGACGTACGGTCGGAGTGGCCCGACAACGAGTTCGAGCGGTACGGTCCCGCGACCACGTCGGGGACGTTCGACTACTTCACCGAGCACGTCATCGGCGAGGCACGCTCGCACACTGACGACTACCAGTCCTCGGAGAACGACAACAGGCTGATCCAAGGCGTCCAAGGGAGTCCCTACACGATCGGGTACTTCGGATACTCCTACTACGAGCAGAACAAGGATTCGCTCAAGGCGCTCAGCATCGACGCCGGAAACGGCTGTGTCGAGCCGAGCCTCGAGAACGCACAGGACGGCTCGTACCCGCTGGCTCGCCCGCTGTACATCTACGTCAGCCGCGAGGAAGTCAAAAACAGCGAAACCGTTCAAGAGTTCGTTCGGTACTACCTCGAACAGTCCGCGACGGACTTCGTCAGCCGGATCGGCTACGTGCCGGTCAGCGACGAGATCCAGCAGCAGAACCTCGACAAGCTCGAAGCGATCACGAGCGGCGACGACGGCGGCTCGGGCAACACGTCCAGCGACAACCAGTCGGCCTGA
- the pstC gene encoding phosphate ABC transporter permease subunit PstC: MSGEQASLTTDGSRSRKESAIKVVLFACAALSVLVTGGIILTLGMDAIEFFTRVSPVAFFTGTEWSPVIKPYSYGVLPLILNTLLVTVLSALIALPVGLAAAIYLSEYASDRMRSIIKPGLEILAGIPTVVYGYFALVYITPFIDDYLFQVSTFNALSASIMVGVMIIPMVSSISEDALSAVPDELRQAGYGMGATKFEVSTGVVVPAAVSGIFSSFILGISRAIGETMIVVVAAGQNAKMIYPGNIDEVVVSSIETMTVAMVKLVTGELSADATQYKAMFAIGLTLFVMTFALNLASSLIEMRYREEYK; this comes from the coding sequence ATGTCCGGAGAACAGGCCTCACTAACCACGGACGGCTCCCGGTCGCGCAAGGAAAGCGCCATCAAAGTGGTGCTCTTTGCCTGTGCGGCCCTGTCGGTCCTCGTGACCGGCGGGATCATCCTGACCCTCGGGATGGACGCCATCGAGTTCTTCACGCGCGTGTCGCCGGTAGCGTTTTTCACCGGAACCGAGTGGAGCCCCGTGATCAAGCCGTACAGTTACGGCGTGTTGCCGCTGATCCTCAACACGCTGCTGGTCACCGTCCTGTCGGCGCTGATCGCGCTGCCGGTCGGCCTCGCCGCGGCGATCTACCTCAGCGAGTACGCTTCCGATCGGATGCGCTCGATCATCAAACCCGGTTTGGAGATTCTGGCCGGGATCCCGACGGTCGTGTACGGCTACTTCGCGCTGGTGTACATCACGCCGTTTATCGACGACTACCTGTTCCAGGTCAGCACGTTCAACGCGCTGTCGGCCTCGATCATGGTCGGCGTGATGATCATCCCGATGGTCTCCTCGATCAGCGAAGACGCGCTCAGCGCCGTCCCGGACGAACTCCGACAGGCCGGCTACGGCATGGGCGCGACGAAGTTCGAGGTCTCGACCGGCGTCGTCGTTCCGGCGGCGGTCTCGGGGATCTTCTCGTCGTTCATCCTCGGCATCTCGCGGGCGATCGGCGAGACGATGATCGTCGTCGTCGCGGCCGGTCAGAACGCGAAGATGATCTATCCGGGCAACATCGACGAGGTCGTCGTCTCCTCGATCGAGACGATGACCGTTGCGATGGTCAAGCTCGTCACCGGCGAGCTGTCGGCCGACGCCACCCAGTACAAGGCGATGTTCGCAATCGGGCTGACGCTGTTTGTGATGACGTTCGCGCTGAATCTGGCGAGCAGCCTCATCGAGATGCGCTACAGAGAGGAGTACAAATGA
- the pstA gene encoding phosphate ABC transporter permease PstA produces the protein MATEPSDSGWFGGGTETGAIKGRLFAWACLAATLFGIGMVMILLVYVVLDAFAIGQPNTAPWLDWGFLTNATSRFPEQAGLYPAIIGSVMMMGVIALSALPIGVGAAIYLEEYAPDNALVRFIEINIGNLAGVPSVVYGLLGLAVFVQIMNLGMGTVIVGGFTVGLLILPIVIISAQEALRGVPDSRRQASFGMGATRWQTTKNVVLPEALPGILTGTILALGRAIGETAPLLMIGAAASVYSPPSGLFDRFSAMPRQIYAWVGMPAEAFQYGVMAAGVVTLLTILLLMNATAIIIRNKYQRSS, from the coding sequence ATGGCGACTGAACCGTCCGATTCCGGCTGGTTCGGCGGTGGAACCGAGACCGGCGCAATCAAGGGAAGACTGTTCGCGTGGGCCTGTCTCGCGGCCACCCTGTTCGGCATCGGCATGGTGATGATCCTGCTGGTGTACGTGGTGCTCGACGCCTTTGCGATCGGTCAGCCCAACACGGCGCCGTGGCTCGATTGGGGCTTCCTGACGAACGCGACATCACGGTTCCCCGAGCAAGCCGGTCTCTACCCGGCGATTATCGGCTCGGTGATGATGATGGGCGTGATCGCGCTGTCGGCGCTGCCGATCGGCGTCGGCGCCGCGATCTACCTCGAAGAGTACGCTCCGGACAACGCGCTCGTCCGGTTCATCGAGATCAACATCGGCAACCTAGCGGGCGTCCCCTCGGTCGTCTACGGCCTGCTCGGACTGGCGGTGTTCGTCCAGATCATGAACCTCGGGATGGGGACCGTAATCGTCGGCGGGTTCACGGTCGGACTGCTGATCCTCCCGATCGTGATCATCTCGGCCCAAGAGGCGCTTCGCGGCGTCCCGGACTCCCGGCGTCAGGCGTCGTTCGGCATGGGAGCGACGCGCTGGCAGACGACCAAAAACGTCGTGCTGCCCGAGGCGCTGCCCGGTATCCTCACCGGAACGATTCTGGCGCTCGGCCGCGCGATCGGTGAGACCGCACCGCTGCTGATGATCGGCGCCGCCGCGTCGGTGTACTCGCCGCCCAGCGGTCTGTTCGATCGCTTCTCCGCGATGCCCCGCCAGATCTACGCGTGGGTGGGCATGCCGGCGGAGGCGTTCCAGTACGGCGTGATGGCCGCCGGCGTCGTGACGCTGCTGACGATCCTGCTGCTGATGAACGCCACCGCGATCATCATCCGCAACAAGTACCAGCGCAGTTCGTAG
- a CDS encoding PrsW family intramembrane metalloprotease translates to MASGRDPVQQAADEDRDLYEVSTWEPRSRLDRLIVGVDDGVRRTARVLAYVVAALIGVSIIALSGLVLLSEFQVGELDGVTDPVVTALVVLSIVPALALAGYVWRADVTTGEPVTLLAVTFVVIVLLAGFVAIVNELGRLALGVEETTFGLGTILFYYLVVGPVEETAKLVAVRVHAYRSDRFDAVIDGAVYGAVAGVGFATIENALYITRALEPAATALGTIQAGDGITAARALAGPGHVIYSGIAGFYLGLAKFNREYAVPLVLKGLVIAALLHGTYNVGASIVPGIVYQSTSLSPLASTMAFVVPFDALAGYYLYRKLRAYRDTYQAVDAGRWDDSVPAPELVEFEPSTDRPAIGAAAAQSEAVAESDADSGAHSDAEAPERRPDAEERSESRWERRSESDEPVDSIDDWEF, encoded by the coding sequence ATGGCCTCAGGCCGGGACCCAGTACAGCAGGCCGCAGACGAGGACCGTGACCTCTACGAAGTGTCGACGTGGGAGCCCCGGTCCCGGCTCGACCGGCTCATCGTCGGCGTCGACGACGGCGTTCGGCGGACGGCGCGGGTGCTCGCGTACGTCGTCGCGGCGCTGATCGGCGTCTCGATCATCGCGCTGTCGGGGCTGGTGTTGCTCTCGGAGTTTCAGGTCGGCGAGTTAGACGGCGTCACCGATCCGGTCGTGACGGCGCTTGTCGTACTCTCGATCGTGCCCGCGCTCGCGCTTGCGGGCTACGTCTGGCGGGCCGACGTGACGACCGGCGAGCCGGTTACCCTGCTCGCGGTGACGTTCGTGGTGATCGTGTTGCTCGCGGGCTTTGTGGCGATCGTCAACGAACTCGGCAGGCTTGCCCTCGGCGTCGAGGAGACGACGTTCGGGCTAGGGACGATCCTGTTTTACTATCTGGTCGTCGGCCCCGTCGAGGAGACGGCGAAGTTGGTCGCGGTGCGCGTCCACGCCTACCGGAGCGACCGCTTCGACGCCGTGATCGACGGGGCGGTGTACGGCGCCGTCGCCGGAGTCGGGTTCGCCACCATCGAGAACGCGCTGTACATCACCCGAGCGCTGGAGCCGGCCGCGACCGCGCTGGGGACGATCCAAGCCGGCGACGGGATCACCGCCGCGCGAGCGCTGGCCGGCCCGGGCCACGTGATCTACTCGGGCATCGCCGGGTTCTACCTCGGGCTGGCGAAGTTCAACCGCGAGTACGCGGTGCCGCTGGTGCTCAAGGGGCTGGTGATCGCTGCCCTGCTCCACGGCACCTACAACGTCGGCGCCTCGATCGTCCCGGGGATCGTCTACCAGTCGACTTCGCTGTCGCCGCTGGCGTCGACGATGGCCTTCGTCGTTCCCTTCGACGCGCTCGCCGGCTACTACCTCTATCGGAAGCTCAGAGCCTACCGCGACACGTACCAAGCTGTCGACGCCGGGCGGTGGGACGACAGCGTCCCCGCGCCGGAACTGGTGGAGTTCGAGCCATCGACCGATCGACCGGCCATCGGCGCCGCAGCGGCGCAGTCCGAAGCCGTCGCGGAGTCCGACGCCGACTCCGGCGCGCATTCGGACGCCGAAGCGCCGGAACGGCGTCCCGATGCCGAGGAGCGATCTGAAAGCAGGTGGGAGCGTCGCTCCGAATCCGACGAGCCGGTCGATTCGATCGACGACTGGGAGTTCTAA
- a CDS encoding riboflavin synthase — MFTGIVEETGEILDRTETDEGVRLRIGGDEVTADLSHGQSVSVSGACLTVEESADGWFETFLAAETVAKTYLGDLDEGDRVNLERAMPADGRFDGHVVQGHVDATAEVRDVRRVGDDWEFEFALPEAFEQYVVEKGSITLDGISLTVAARDGDAITVAIIPTTYELTTLSEKEPGDPVHLEVDVIAKYAEQLVDGYR, encoded by the coding sequence GACCGGCGAAATCCTCGACCGGACCGAGACCGACGAGGGCGTCCGACTGCGCATCGGCGGCGACGAGGTGACGGCCGACCTCTCTCACGGCCAGAGCGTCAGCGTCAGCGGCGCCTGTCTCACCGTCGAGGAGTCTGCAGACGGCTGGTTCGAGACGTTCCTCGCGGCTGAGACGGTCGCAAAGACCTACCTCGGCGACCTCGACGAGGGCGACCGGGTCAACCTCGAACGCGCGATGCCGGCCGACGGCCGCTTCGACGGCCACGTCGTGCAGGGCCACGTCGACGCCACCGCCGAGGTCCGGGACGTGCGCCGCGTCGGCGACGACTGGGAGTTCGAGTTCGCGCTCCCAGAGGCGTTCGAACAGTACGTCGTCGAGAAGGGGTCGATCACGCTCGACGGCATCAGCCTCACCGTGGCGGCTCGCGACGGCGACGCCATCACCGTCGCCATCATCCCGACGACCTACGAGCTGACGACGCTCTCTGAGAAGGAGCCCGGCGATCCGGTTCACCTAGAGGTCGACGTAATCGCAAAGTACGCCGAGCAGCTCGTCGATGGGTATCGGTAA